The Faecalibacter sp. LW9 genome has a segment encoding these proteins:
- a CDS encoding dihydrolipoamide acetyltransferase family protein, which produces MKKIELTIPKLGESVTEVTLSKWCVQLGDNVALDETIAEVSTDKVDSEVPSPSAGTLIELKFQEGDTIAIGEVYAILEVHSVDPMIVDEHQTVQKNDDIISKNTIASRSLKSDQFLSPLVRKIIQEENLPMEEVLKIKGSGHNGRISKNDVLNFMKNPLSTSAESTVNVVSSRSSNGSSEIIEMDKMRQLISKHMKKSKQTSPHVTAYVEPDVTNFVKWREANKKAFEEKYQQKLTYTPMIVDCVVRAIKDFPMINVSVDETETKIIKHHDINIGIATALPNNNLIVPVIKSANMLNLEGLAKGVNGLVDKARNNQLSPDDISGGTFTISNVGTFGNLMGTPIINQPEVAILATGVIKKKPAVLETEYGDLVVVRQFMYLSLSFDHRVVDGSLGGVFLKRISDYIENWDINQSI; this is translated from the coding sequence ATGAAAAAAATTGAATTAACGATTCCTAAACTTGGGGAAAGTGTTACTGAAGTTACTTTGTCTAAATGGTGTGTTCAGCTAGGTGATAATGTTGCTTTAGATGAAACTATTGCTGAGGTTTCTACAGATAAAGTCGATTCAGAAGTTCCTTCACCTTCTGCTGGTACTTTGATTGAATTAAAATTTCAAGAAGGAGACACTATTGCAATCGGTGAAGTTTATGCTATACTTGAGGTTCATTCAGTGGATCCTATGATTGTGGATGAACATCAGACAGTGCAAAAAAACGATGATATTATTTCTAAAAATACGATAGCATCACGTTCATTAAAATCCGATCAGTTTTTATCTCCTTTAGTACGTAAAATTATTCAAGAAGAAAATCTTCCGATGGAAGAAGTCCTTAAAATTAAAGGGAGTGGACATAATGGGCGTATTTCAAAAAATGATGTTCTAAATTTCATGAAAAATCCTCTTTCAACTTCAGCTGAATCAACTGTAAACGTTGTGTCATCGCGTTCAAGTAATGGATCAAGTGAAATTATTGAAATGGATAAAATGCGCCAATTAATTTCAAAACACATGAAGAAGAGTAAACAAACTTCACCTCATGTAACGGCGTATGTTGAACCAGATGTTACCAACTTTGTTAAATGGCGTGAAGCCAATAAAAAGGCTTTCGAAGAAAAGTATCAACAGAAATTGACGTATACGCCAATGATTGTAGATTGCGTAGTTCGAGCGATCAAAGATTTTCCAATGATAAATGTATCGGTGGATGAAACAGAAACTAAAATTATTAAACATCATGATATTAATATCGGTATTGCGACTGCACTACCAAATAATAATTTAATCGTACCTGTGATCAAATCAGCCAATATGCTTAATCTTGAAGGTTTGGCGAAAGGAGTGAATGGATTGGTCGATAAAGCACGAAATAATCAGCTTTCTCCTGATGATATTTCCGGTGGAACGTTTACCATATCGAATGTCGGAACATTTGGAAATTTAATGGGAACTCCGATTATTAATCAGCCTGAAGTTGCCATTTTAGCTACGGGTGTCATCAAGAAAAAACCAGCTGTATTAGAAACAGAATATGGTGATCTCGTTGTTGTACGTCAATTTATGTATTTATCGCTTTCCTTTGATCACCGTGTGGTGGATGGATCACTTGGAGGAGTATTTTTAAAACGTATTTCTGATTACATCGAAAATTGGGATATAAATCAATCCATTTAA
- a CDS encoding MFS transporter: MESAIHTNTQEKNNILQVIIASSVGTLIEWYDMFLAIILASVLSTQLFPNDGSSHFLETLAVVVSSFMFRPIGSLVFGSIGDRIGRKYSFLVSLIMMGSATFMIGLIPTFESVGWFAPVLLLICRIFQGLAISGEYAGAVIYVAEHAPTEKRGHYTGFIQATVPLGLLICLLVVFLTQSSMSEESFNSFGWRIPFLFSGVLVLISYFIRKKLHESPVFEQLKKDGKTSKSPVKDAFTTPGNIKVMLKAIFGGNAAQSTIMQTTLFVTLFFLQRAVMLPYETVLIIVLIATLFSSFFYQFFGSLSDRIGRKPVMLGGMIASLVLIPLSFYAYMSIGNPEGLKEIHSIGTPAILAIAGISLITSIAGAATYGPLGAFMLEIFPTKIRYTSMGFAQNMGNGFIGGATTFVTELIKSTLIVSAAMSPYIGLTYPLILIVIAICVNYFTIPETYKTDLTED; this comes from the coding sequence ATGGAATCTGCAATTCATACAAATACTCAGGAGAAAAATAATATTCTTCAGGTGATTATTGCTTCATCAGTGGGGACATTAATCGAATGGTACGATATGTTTTTGGCCATTATTTTAGCCAGTGTTTTATCAACTCAGTTATTTCCAAATGACGGATCATCACACTTCTTGGAAACATTAGCTGTTGTTGTTTCATCGTTTATGTTTCGTCCTATCGGATCTTTAGTGTTTGGTAGCATCGGAGATAGAATTGGTCGTAAATATTCCTTTTTAGTCTCATTAATTATGATGGGATCAGCAACCTTTATGATTGGTTTAATTCCGACATTTGAATCAGTCGGTTGGTTTGCACCGGTCTTATTGTTAATCTGTCGTATTTTTCAAGGGTTAGCCATTTCTGGAGAATATGCGGGTGCAGTTATTTATGTAGCTGAACATGCACCAACTGAAAAACGAGGGCACTATACAGGATTTATTCAGGCTACTGTTCCGTTAGGATTATTAATCTGTTTATTGGTTGTATTCTTAACGCAATCATCGATGTCAGAAGAAAGTTTTAATTCTTTCGGATGGAGAATACCATTCTTATTCTCTGGAGTATTGGTTTTAATTAGTTATTTTATTCGTAAAAAACTTCACGAAAGTCCAGTGTTTGAACAATTAAAGAAAGATGGTAAAACATCTAAATCTCCAGTAAAAGATGCGTTTACAACTCCAGGAAATATTAAAGTGATGTTGAAAGCTATTTTTGGAGGAAATGCTGCGCAATCTACAATTATGCAAACAACATTATTTGTTACGTTATTTTTCTTGCAACGTGCTGTGATGTTACCTTATGAAACAGTTTTAATAATTGTATTAATAGCAACATTATTCAGTTCATTCTTCTACCAATTTTTTGGATCATTATCTGATCGCATTGGACGTAAACCAGTAATGTTAGGAGGGATGATTGCTTCTTTAGTTTTAATTCCTTTGTCTTTCTATGCATATATGTCGATTGGAAATCCGGAAGGGTTAAAAGAAATTCATTCGATTGGTACACCAGCGATTTTAGCCATTGCAGGAATTAGTTTAATTACATCAATTGCAGGAGCGGCAACTTATGGTCCATTAGGAGCTTTCATGTTAGAAATATTCCCAACTAAAATTCGTTATACGAGTATGGGATTTGCTCAAAATATGGGGAATGGATTTATTGGAGGAGCAACGACATTTGTTACGGAATTAATTAAATCAACTTTAATTGTTTCTGCTGCGATGTCTCCTTATATTGGGTTGACTTATCCATTAATCTTAATTGTAATTGCGATTTGTGTTAACTATTTTACAATTCCAGAAACATACAAGACGGATTTAACAGAAGACTAA